In the Paenibacillus sp. FSL H7-0357 genome, one interval contains:
- a CDS encoding MDR family MFS transporter, giving the protein MEHLSDKRKLTIMIAIMAAMLFAAINQTITSTAMPRIIAILDGMDYYTWTINIYMLTSTIATVLVGKLSDMFGRKPFLLAGILIFMVGAFLTGTSDDVYQFIIYRGIQGVGAGIIQSTAFTAVGDLFPPRERGKWMGLMTAVFGFSSVLGPTLGGYLVDHMDWHWLFWIFLPLGFVAFALILALFPKAKRGESTSIDYLGSLFLTTTIVPLLLAFSWAGTEYDWGSSQILGLLAGSVVSLLVFIFTETRAKNPILPLHLFKNSVVTISNLIGFIMNFSMMGAMIYLSFFVQGVLGISATYAGYVTMPMSIVMVVASTFTGQMIAKKGKYKRYALIGVPVMIAGMAIMVFMNNVPMAVLSMIVFGLGLGLGMPVFSLATQNAVSHTELGAVTASSQLFRNLGGTIGIAVMGTVMSNNLTKHLKEALQSSSAADFSQLDPAVTQQMTAFANPQALMNKPLLEQTQASLPADAQPIFVQMIDSIRDALGQTLSTVFLTGTIVLVVAFILVFFLKELPLRTSNKAPAEGEAEGLNPSKLTVEKA; this is encoded by the coding sequence ATGGAACATTTATCTGATAAGCGCAAGCTTACCATTATGATCGCCATTATGGCAGCTATGCTGTTTGCCGCGATCAATCAGACGATTACCAGCACGGCTATGCCGCGCATTATCGCGATACTGGACGGTATGGATTACTATACCTGGACGATCAATATTTACATGCTGACTTCAACAATCGCCACAGTGCTTGTCGGCAAGCTGTCCGACATGTTCGGCCGCAAGCCTTTTCTGCTGGCAGGGATTCTGATATTTATGGTCGGAGCTTTTCTGACCGGTACTTCGGATGATGTGTATCAGTTCATCATTTACCGCGGGATTCAAGGCGTGGGCGCCGGTATTATCCAGTCCACCGCATTCACAGCTGTAGGCGACCTGTTCCCTCCGCGTGAACGCGGCAAATGGATGGGCCTAATGACGGCTGTCTTCGGCTTCTCCAGTGTACTTGGACCGACACTCGGCGGTTATCTTGTTGACCATATGGATTGGCACTGGCTCTTCTGGATCTTCCTGCCGCTCGGCTTTGTTGCTTTTGCGCTGATCCTGGCCCTGTTCCCGAAAGCCAAACGCGGAGAGTCTACAAGCATCGACTATCTCGGCTCACTGTTCCTGACGACGACCATTGTTCCGCTGCTGCTGGCCTTCTCTTGGGCAGGTACGGAATATGACTGGGGTTCATCCCAAATTCTCGGCCTGTTAGCCGGATCCGTTGTTTCGCTGCTTGTCTTTATTTTCACCGAAACCAGAGCGAAGAATCCGATTCTGCCGCTTCATTTATTTAAAAACAGTGTAGTTACAATTTCCAACCTGATCGGGTTCATTATGAACTTCAGCATGATGGGCGCGATGATTTATCTCTCGTTCTTCGTGCAGGGTGTGCTCGGTATCTCCGCTACTTACGCCGGTTATGTCACAATGCCGATGTCGATCGTTATGGTGGTTGCCAGTACCTTTACCGGCCAGATGATCGCCAAAAAAGGAAAATACAAACGTTATGCCTTGATCGGCGTACCGGTTATGATTGCCGGCATGGCGATTATGGTATTCATGAACAATGTGCCAATGGCAGTTCTGAGTATGATCGTATTCGGTCTCGGCCTTGGTCTGGGTATGCCTGTATTCTCGCTGGCTACACAAAATGCAGTTTCCCATACGGAGCTTGGTGCAGTTACCGCTTCGTCGCAGCTGTTCCGTAACCTCGGCGGCACCATCGGTATCGCTGTGATGGGGACTGTTATGTCGAACAATCTTACGAAACATCTCAAGGAAGCCCTGCAGTCTTCCTCAGCAGCGGACTTCTCTCAGCTGGATCCGGCAGTGACCCAGCAGATGACGGCCTTCGCCAATCCGCAGGCGCTGATGAACAAGCCGCTGCTTGAGCAGACACAAGCCAGCCTGCCAGCCGATGCCCAGCCGATCTTTGTTCAGATGATTGACAGCATCCGTGACGCTCTGGGTCAGACATTGTCCACCGTGTTCCTGACAGGGACCATCGTATTGGTTGTCGCCTTTATTCTGGTCTTCTTCCTGAAGGAGCTGCCGCTCCGCACTTCGAACAAGGCTCCTGCCGAAGGGGAAGCGGAAGGCTTGAATCCTTCCAAGCTTACGGTAGAAAAAGCTTAA